The Camelus dromedarius isolate mCamDro1 chromosome 19, mCamDro1.pat, whole genome shotgun sequence genome segment CTTCTTTCATTGGCTTATCTACTTTCAACTTCAAGCCTTCTCCAAAAAGTCCAGACTCTCCTACCCTTCCCACCAAAACTGTATCTTTCCTACTCCTTGATTAGCTCTGATGGTCCCACAACCTACCTTCATTAATCTCCATCTAAGTTACAAACTCATTGTATAAGCCACTGATCTATTTGAGCTGTGACTGCAATAAGCTATCTGTGCCCAAGCACATCCCACTTTTATGAGACTTGTCCTAATCGTACTTACCCTGAGAGAGTATGGGCACTCATATAACAAAAGGATCCACCAGGATTCCTTTTACGCAAGCTCCCTTTATAAAGAATCgagaatttttacatctctgGCTAACTGGCAGAATCACTAGAAATTGCGAAGCAATTCAAGTTTTACTCTTTGAGGTGACATCCTTTATGAAAACTGGCATATGCTTGCATGTATGATCACTTTGGCATACATTTGGTGTACTTATCTAGAAACAAGGAACTGTGCCTGTGTGGCTCACAACCTTCTTTGCTTCTCAAAGTAGCAATAATACATTTATACCACTCCCATGACCTGGGTGAAAGGGATTTTCAGGATTATAATTCTGAGAGGTGAGTCAAGGGGTGTCTTACTCCTTGCTCCTAGAGGGGGATCCAACTATGTCCACCCAGTCCAGGCTGAAGGAAATGTATTTCTACTTTCTCAGACCAGGACTTTGCACCTCAAAACTATCTCTGGGAAGTTACAaatcatttacatagtttgttattaggttttgcttttttgttgttagggaaaaagagagaagaatggaGAAAGAGGCTGAATATGAGGAAGGCTTGGAGAACAGAATCTTGTTTGGCCATTCCATAAAGTAAATCACCATTTCCAAAATGTGTAGAGTGGTAAGAAGGAACATTAATCTACAATCTCCTTTTCAATCAAGGAGATAACTCATTTAAGAAAGCAAACACCACAACATATATTGCCTCTGGGCCCATAATGACATGCAGGCATATCTCTTGCAAGTTCAGGAAATGGTTCCAGTCTCTCAGCACATCCATCTGGTTAATCTATAGCGGCTTTCCCCTCACTGAGAAATGTTAATCAATTGTCACTTAACTTCTTTCTTTGGtactgccttttatttatttatttattttttgatactgCCTTTTAAAAGTCAAACCTGCTCTTGAATGGAAGAAGCCCACTGGAGACCCACAAACCTAAAATGGtgtgaaaatttgaaaatgagcCCTGCAACACTACTTGAGATGGTTCAGAGGTTAAAATGGCTATCAGAACCTCctacaatatttaaaaacaggGGGAGgctacagctcaagtggtagagtgcatgcttggcatgcactaggtcctgggttcaatccccaataccttctctaaaaataaataataaaactaattacccctaaaatatttaaaatcagaccACAGCAGTGATTTCAGCCAtcaatggcattttattttggaattttctacATATTACATAGGTATTAACTTCCTTTCTCTAACCACCCCCTCcctaaaaaatcagaaaaattaaaaaaaaacccatataaaaTCTCTTATCTAGTTTCTTTAAagtcttagatttaaaaaattcaagtggTGCTTCTCCTTTATGAGAATACTGCTTTTTAAGGAGAATTCATAGTCTGCCCTTATGCTCACTACAGATTTCTACTCCttcctagggaaaaaaatggtcaatgcttctgcttctttttaataaattcatttctcGATTATTACACATTATCATTCCCCACTTGACACCTTCTTAGAAACTTGATTGTTGGATGCATTTTTCATTTGGCAAAAATTCAATGTGGCTTTGCGTGGGATGTCTAAGTGCCAGAAACAGCAGTGTTGATGTTCTGGTTTTGAGAGGGAAAATATATAGAGATGCATACAACCCCTGGAAGAATAAATGCAAGAGACTGAAACGGGGGGCGCACACAGTTAAGACAGCTGATAGACACTACTTGTTTCGAATTCTGTGGCTGTCAGCCACCAAACACTGCAGTGTAGACCAGAATATAAATTTCCACAAGAAGAGGTTGATTAGGCACTACGGAATGACAGAGTTGGCTTCACTTAGTTTCAAGTACACAGAGCAGATACCACAAGAAGGAGCAGTATGAGTCATTTGCAGTGAGCAGTAACCCGTGAAGGATCATAAATGGACATCTCTGCAAATGCTCTGTTAACGCAGGCACTGGGGACCACAAAAGAAGTATCCTATTAAAATACACTTCCATCTCTAACTCACCCAAGACCCCAGGCCTCCTCAGCGCCACGATCTGCAAGGCCAAAATGAAGTTTAGAGTTACGTGTCATTCTAGGTCATCTGGAATTTGGTTCGCTGGGGTCATCTCAGAAGACCTGGGTGTGCCCAAGAGAGCAGCAAGTCTACCCAGAAGGGTATGCCTTAATGATCTTCACATCGTCCACGGGGCGGTCTTGGGAGTTTGTTTCCACCATTCCTACTCGATTCACCATTCCTATACCCTGGCACACACGGCCAAAAATGGTATGTTTCCCGTCAAGCCACTGGGTGGGAGCTAGGGTCACAAAGAACTGGCTACCGTTGGTATCTGGCCCTGCATTGGCCATTGCAAGAATTCCAGCccctggagggaaaaagaaagagagaaaagagtatAAATAACCCTCAGAGCCCCAGGCTGGAGCTCTACACCAGcctagaaataaaaggaagccaGATTTTGTTCTGGCCTCTATCACCAACCACTGACCTGATAACCTTCCCCTCAGGGCAGTCTCTCTGCCGAAGCACAAAGGTTAACTACCCCACTACCCTGATGTCCTCATCTTCCTTGTTTTCAGCTACTCCTTAGCTTCTATCCATTATGATACCCACTAACCACTGGACCATGTTCCTAATTCCCCTCAAAAATCCAGGAAGGTCTCCTCTGTTTCTTTGAGAAAGCTTTTGCTTTCTTATGGTTTATAGCAGCAGCATTCAACAGGTAGTTAGAGTCGAGATCACTCAGATCAGCACTCTGACTCTCTCGGGATTCTGAGAGGCGCTGCTTTCTCTCATCTGCCACGGCTCTTTGTGGCGCCTCAGCTGGGTAGCTACAGGGCACCATGCCACGGTGTCAGGCATTCACCTTGAATCACAGCCAAAAGaatgagcttttaaaacccattcccttttcctACCCAGTCTACCCAGAATATACACGTACCCGTGAATTTCAAGTCTGGATGAAGTTCATCTTCAAATTGCTTGCCATAGATAGATGCACCACCTCGACCTGCCAGTTAGAAGATGAGAAACCAATCAGCCAGTCCTACATTCAACCTCACACTAAGAGCCATGGCCCAGggtcaaagtatttttttttggaGTTCAGGAAAGGAAAAGGCAGTAAGACCTCTGCTAATAAGTACATTTTAACTACACAGCCCAGCAGCAGAATCAAGCACTGACAGAGCACTTTCAAATCACTGGTTTCATTTAGTTAagatgtttcttttcaaaataatgctGAGTGATTTTTTCCTGCTTATTAAAGTAATACACGTTCACTGtcaaaaatgtagaaaacatagaACATTATCAAAGGAACATTAAAGTCCCCTGTAATCTAACCATCTACAAATAACCACTATTCATAGCTGGAGATGTGTTAAGCAGTCTCTtaatttttcacatgtttatGAGTGCTTTAGATAGGAGTGCCCGAAGCCCTAACCCTGCACACACCACAGACATCGCTAATCAATCAGCATTCTTCCCTGCTGAGCTTACATTGGCCTCAGAATTCTTACCAACCCAGAACTCCAGGCAACTAGTTTTAATGGATCAGAGATGGCATAAGAATCAAAACCTATTTGATGTTTGCTATTTATTTTGCTTCATCTTAAcccaaatgaaggaaaataaaattcatttaagtCATAGATATCTAGCTTAAGGAGAAACAGGGATAGTGGTAAGTGGCAATGTGGCAGGAAGAATAATGTAACGGTAGGCAGAATTCATTGAGAGGAGGGGGAGTGTACTGTAAGACGAATAAAAAGAAACACGGCATTGGGAATGTTTTGTTTGCAACATCCCCACCACATGTTATTTATATTATGTCCACAAGAATCCACACTCCTGCTGTGCCAAAAACCCAGGTTTTGTTGTTAGAGAAAAATATGCTAAATATGATTTTCCCACAGGAAAAATATGTCCTAACAGGAGATAACTCTCCTAATCTATTATTTAGTCAACCATATGCCTTGTTGAACTAGTTTGGTTTCTCTAAATTGACCAGCCAAGACAAAACAGCCTGGAACAAAGTGAACACTGGATTTATTAGCACTGTGCTTGCCTGGCAGCCAGGGAACAGCCTAGAGCTCACCTCCTTTTACAGCCTGCTGTGAAAGTAGCATGTTAAAGCACCATGTCCACCCCCAGAGGCCCCTGGGCCTGGGTAAGGTGTTTCCAAGGTAAAAAAATCCTTTGCTTTATCTTTTAGGATGCTCCACCACAGGGAGCCTGTCACTGCCCCCGGTTCAGGAAGAAAACACTGTTTTCATGCAAAGAGGAATGGGGATGAATCCTAACAGACTTGGGGAAACCTCCCACCTGGCCCCGGCTACCTATCCTTCTGGAAAATTACTGAGCACCAAACTATGTAAAAAATCCATTCCAAAAATTCCAACTTGCCAGTGTACCTCCAAATAGCAATTATATAACTAATATGTTCCCTCTGACTAGAGTCAAGGTTCCTGCCTGAGCCTGGGTAGGGGGTGGTTAGTGGAAGTGCTAGGGCTGAAGATGAGACAGGACAGAGAGGGCTGTGGGGGCAAACCAAGGTCAAGCCCTACACCCAGGCCTTTAGAGAGTGAGCACGCTGAGGATGAAATTCAGAAGTGTGCTGTCAGTCCACAGGCTTAGTCTTGGAAGTACGATTCTTGCAAGCCAAGGTCTGCCAGAACCTCAAGACCCCTGCCCTCTAGGAACTGAAACCCATCACATAAATGGCACCATAAACAGAAAGAGGATTACAGGATAGGCCAGTCAAGAGTCACTCGACTGGGGTTTTAGAAGTCTGGGGTTTTAAATAATCAGGAGATGAAAGGAAAGGGCATGGAGGCCCTTTTTTACTCACTAGGCATAGTCTGACCAACTGCAAGTAGTTTGGGCCTCTAAGGCACCATTTACTCATAATATGTTATCATTTCATAACCTAATTCAACTCAGTAGGGTTTGCAGCAAAAtgtcagaaagacaaataattcCAATCAAAACATTCCTTTGGGCATGTGGAATAGGGGAAAAATGGTAGGGGGACAGGGAGTGATTAAAGAGTTCTCTGGTGCAAAGCAGGTGACACAGATGCCAATGATCACTTATAAAGCCAACAACTGGGAAACTGCAGTAAAAAATATGCTGTGTGCCTCTGCTAGTATAGATACAATGGAGACAGGCACAGGCCTGTTTTCTAAACTCTATCCTCaaacttcttttactttttcatcCTCTCCTGATATGCTGAATATTTCAGACATTAAAAGATACAAAGAGTAATATGACAAACAACTGTGCACCCTCCCCTCAAGAAATAAATTGTGGCCAATCCAGCTGAAgaccccagac includes the following:
- the PPIL1 gene encoding peptidyl-prolyl cis-trans isomerase-like 1, which translates into the protein MAAIPPDSWQPPNVYLETSMGIIVLELYWKHAPKTCKNFAELARRGYYNGTKFHRIIKDFMIQGGDPTGTGRGGASIYGKQFEDELHPDLKFTGAGILAMANAGPDTNGSQFFVTLAPTQWLDGKHTIFGRVCQGIGMVNRVGMVETNSQDRPVDDVKIIKAYPSG